The genomic region TTCGGATGGGGCCCTTCACCGTTTCCAGATCCACGGTGTCGGACCCCTGAGTAACAATCACGGTCCCGGAGTGTGCAAGATCCTGTGTTGCGTCGCGCACGGGCTGAATGAGCTTGCGCCAGTCGTCGCCCCCGAGGTCGCACGCGACCTCGGACGGACAAATGGAAGAGGAAGCATCGCGGGCAGCGAACTTCCCGCCGGTAGC from Corynebacterium fournieri harbors:
- a CDS encoding DUF3253 domain-containing protein — protein: MHGHFLALRVQPAQVHDPAHPGSARAYTYVSGAAELAAAALLANPKARATGGKFAARDASSSICPSEVACDLGGDDWRKLIQPVRDATQDLAHSGTVIVTQGSDTVDLETVKGPIRIRRGPNW